Below is a window of Candidatus Terasakiella magnetica DNA.
AGTCCAGTTTTTCAAGCATAAGAACTCGAACATCATGCTTTGCCAATAGGCTTGCGGCAACGCTTCCGCTTGGCCCTGCACCAATAATCACAACATCAAACATATCATTCATAACTTTTATCTTCTTGTTTTTTTATGTGAGTTAAAGGGGCAAGAGCATAGGCAATGGAAATGCCGATCAGTATGGTCATGCCAAATGCATGAATGGCATACATGTCACTTAACGCTAACAGGCCAAATGCCATGATTGTTGAGGCAGCTGATAGACCATTGGCAATCATAACGCCTGAGTATTTCTCAGAACTCGCTTCATGACTGAAAAGGGCATAATCCAATCCGATTGCCAAAACGAGAAGGAGGGCCATGGCATTGAAGAAAGTAAAGCTTTCTCCGAAAATAGACGCAATGAAGGGTGTTAGAACAACAGCACTTATGGGAACGCTCAAGATAATACTTGCGTTTTTAAAGCCATAATTTTTCACTAAAAATGCCCAGATAATTAGGCAAGAAAAACCAATGAGAAGTATGGCGCGTTCACGGTATTTACCAAGTGTTTCACTAATGTTTTTTACTTGATCCACCAGTCGAACATTTTCATGGTTTGAGGCAAGGTCTATGAGAGCCTCTGTGTTTGTCACACCACTTAGTCGAATAAGATGAACTGATGGGGCAAGTCTAAATTCGGGAAGAAAGCCTTCAGGGTCTAAATATAGGGCTTCACCATAAATATTATTCTTCCTCGTCATGCCAATATGGCTGAGATGTTTATCAAGCTTTTCACCGAGAAGGGTATTTTGGACAAGATCACGGTTTTCTTTTTGTTTTTTGATAGAAGGGATGAGCTGTGCCATAGCTTGAAAGCCAATGATGTCACCCTTGCCTTGGATATTAGATAATTTGGGCAGCAGGTTTTCTTCTAACTGCAAAACGTCTTGTTCATTTTTCCCATGAACAAGAAGAATGCGTGTGGCGTTATCCAGCCCCGTTATGTTGCGAATTTGATCTTCTTCAGCTTTTAGATCAAGCGGCAGGCTTTGCAAGCGACGCACATCGTCATCTATATGAAATAGCGTTGCCCCGGCCAGTGCCCCGAGAATAGATACACCAGCGATAATCAAGCTCCAGTTACGATCAAAACCCCACAAGCGTTTAAAATGCATAACGCCAGTGCTTTTATCAATTAGGGGATAGATACACATCACCGTCAGGTAGGCCATAATAAGACCTGCTGTTGCAAAGATTGCAATCTGCTGCAAGCCTGGAAAAGGCGCGGTTGCAAGAATGAGAAAACCTAATGAGGAACTTATGACACCAAATGTCAGCGGACGTGCAATGTTTTGTGTTCGCAAAACACTGTTAGACTTTTCTTCGCCCAGACCATCGCAGCAATAATGAAAGGTATAATCAACCGCTATGCCAATAAGGCCCGCACCGAAAATAAAGGCCATTAGATGAAGCTTGCCAAATAGAAGGAGGCAAACCCCAAGGCCACCGATGATGCCAGAAGAAATTGCCAACAGGCTTAACAGAATAGGGCGGATACTCCTTAAGAAAATAATATTTAGTAAGATAATTCCAGAGAGTGAGATAGCCCCAATCAAAGTAGCTTCGCTTTGTGCTTGTTCAATCCCTCTTTGTCCATAAAAGACAGCCCCTGTCTTTAAGATCTCAACCCCGTTTGGAGTTTTCAAACTTTCGTAGGCTGAAACAAATTCATCTTGGAAGTTTTGGTTAAACGCTTGGCCTCTTAATTTGAAAACAAGGACAATATGATCCCCAATAAGATCCCATCCATCCTTTATTTTGAAGTTCTTTTTCAGTTTTGGGCGTGAAGCTAAATAAGCAGGTAATAGAAGATAAGGGTCTTCTTTAATCAATTTCCCATCACTAAGCCCAAACGGTGACATGATTTGTGCTAAGGCGCGTTTTGAGACCTTTTCACCTTGTCCATTTCCCAGCCACTTCCGGTCCTGATCAGATAGAAGGTTTGCGCGATATTTGAACAATGTTTTTCCAAAGTCTTGAATTTGATCTTGCTGTTTATTTAAATCAGCATACGGTGCCAATTGCTTAACAATCTCATTTGCAAATGATTTGGCGGTTTCAAACTCTTTAGCTTTTACGAGAATGACAACGCGCTGGGTGACTTCCTCTTTCATAAGTGAGTTTGCTTGTCGTACCCACTCGCTTTGTTCCTCATCTGGTAACAAGGACAAGAAGTCTGTTTCAATAGGAAGCGTGTTCTGAAACCGTAGACCTATTATAAAAAGACAGAGCAAGAGAACCAGTGCCCATGTGATTGTCCCTAGCCGTCTCATTATTCCACCTGTAAGACGGTTTGGTTATTAAAGTTAATCACATCCTTGTCACCTTCCGGCTTAACAATGATCAGTTTTTTTAGATGTTTCGCGCCTTTAAGGTAAATTGATTTGAAGGGGGCATCTTTTGGCGCTTGAAATGATAAGGACCAACCTGTTTCAAGAGGTGTGAGCTTTGCCTCGAATTTTTCTTCCAGAAGACCCCATTGGCCTTGCATGGATAGGGACAGAACATCGTGTAATGTTTTCAAAGCCGGGAATTGGCTTGTTGAAACCTCTATTGTTGCCTGTCCGCCAACACTTTGGCTCATACCTGTTTTGTTAATTCGTAATTCTGTCTCAAAAGGGCTGGAGGTCTTCCAGATAAGTCCTTTGGTTTTCTCAAAATAAAACTCACCCTCAGATGTAATGGGGTGATCAAAGCCGGACAAAAATCTCTTTTGAGAAAAGGTCCCACTTAATGCTTCGTTTTCTTTCAGCTTGATGGGGCGTTCTTGAGCTTGAGTCATTGAAGACATAAAAAGAAAAGCAATGATTATGAGGAAGCGCATGTTGCCTCCTTAATCTTTTTAAAGAGGATGGCTGGGCTTTCATAAAGCATTTCTTGAGTTTCACCATCAACAGCGACCTGAATGGTAAAGCCTTTTGTTATTTTCCCACCTGTTTCAACGTCTGTGATCAGATAATTGATTTTGAGGCGGTTTTCATATTCCGCGATGGTGGCTTCCACATTGATGTTCTGTGCGAAGGTGACAGGACGTACAAATTTCACCCGCATATCAACAACAGGCCACATATAGCCACTGTCGCGCATCTGAGGATAGTTGTAGTCAATCTTATCCAATAGTGCACAGCGTGCTTGTTCAAAAAAGCGAACGTAATTGCCATGCCAGACTACTTCCATAGGGTCTAGATGGTAAAATTGTGCTTGGATTTGAACAGATGCAGAAATCATATGCTTACTCGTATAAGGACCAATGTTGGTTTGAAATACGGTTTAATAAAAGCTTTAAGACATCTTCTAAAGGTTCATCCTCATTAACAAACGGGATATCGGCTTCTAAAGATTTCTGGAAGTCAGCCACCTCATTTGTAAGTTTGTCAAAACTGAAATCACCTTGGCGCACACGAAGACGAAGGGCCTGGCAACACGCCAGCATATGCCCAACAACAGCCTGTTCTGTTAATTCGAGAACACGCAAGCAATCGCGCGCAGCAATAGTACCCATACTCACTTTATCTTGGTTGTGACATTCTGTTGAACGCGAGAACACACTGGCGGGCATTGTGTTTTTTAATGCTTCTGCAGTCCATGCTGATACACCAATTTGCAAGGCTTTCAAACCATGGTTAATCGGGGCCCGTTCACCTTCAGCACCAGATAGATTAGAAGGCAGGCCGTTATTGAATTTCACATCCACCAGCGATGCCATTTGGCGATCAACCAAATCAGCAAGATTTGCCACAAGGTTCTTTAGGCTATCCATGACAAAACCGATATGTCCGCCATAGAAATGCCCGCCATGAAGGACACGTTCATTTTCCACATCAATGATAGGATTGTCATTGGCGCTGTTGATCTCGGTCTCAATGATTTGCCTGAATGTTGGTAACATGTCTTGCAACACGCCTATCACATGTGGGGCGCAGCGAACAGAATATCTATCTTGTAGGCGATGAAGTGGCTCTTCACTCACACCGCCATCTAAATCTTCGCGCACACGTTTGGCAATTTCGGCCTGACCAGGGTGTGGTTTGGCAGAGAATAGAACTTCATCAAAATGCTCTGGATTTCCAAGCAAGCCGATTGAGGTCAAGGTTGTTAGGCGAGAACATAGTCGCGCAAGATAGTCCGCACGTTGAAAAGCAAAAACAGCCATGGCTGTCATGACTGCTGTGCCATTCATAATAGCCAAGGCTTCTTTGGGGCGCATCACTAACGGTTTGATGTTAAGTTCTTCATAAACATCTTTTGTGCTGCGGCGCTCCCCCTTATAGAAAACGTCACGCTCACCAATAAGAACAGCAGCTACATATGAGAGAGGTGTTAAATCACCACTGGCACCAACAGAACCTTCTTCCGGGATGACTGGGGCGATGTCATGTTCTAATAACAGTTCAAGCTGCCTCATGAGGTCCATGGAGACACCAGACATACCTTTTGTCAGGGATGCCAAGCGAACGGCAACGACCGCGCGCGATTGTTCAGGGCTTAGGTTTTTACCAAGTCCAACACCGTGAAAGCGAGACAGGTGAATAGGTAGTTCATGCACAAGTTCTTCTGGAACGCCACGTGTGCAACTGTCGCCATAGCCCGTTGTAATACCGTAAAGAACACCTGTTTTTTCAAGAACACCACTTAGGAAGTCTGCACCGGCTGAGATTTTATTTATAAAAGCTGGATCATCAGAAACCTGACTTTGGGCGCGCCCCATTGCTAAGGCATGGATGTCTTCAATAGAAACTGGCGTTTCGCCAAACGTAATAACAGGCATATGGAGCATTATATTCTCTTAAAAAATTATTCGCTGTTAGGTTTATTGATCTTCAGCCCAAAAGTCAAAAAAGTTGTACCACTGTAGAGGATATTCTCTACAGTTGCGTTCCAAAATATGTACATACTTGGTGATCTCTGTGGTTAATGCTTCGTCACGGGTCTTGCGGGGGAGTATGATTTGATCAGAGATTTTTTCAAAAATGATACGGAACTTATCCCTTTCTTTCATGCAATGAAGGGAAAAAACCGGACATTTCAAAAGGGATGCTAAAATCATTGGGCCTTGAGAAAAAGGGGCCTCTTTGCCAAGAAACGGGATGTATGACAGGCGTTTTTGTCCTTCAACAGGTGTTCGATCTCCTGCAATCACGACCCATTCACCCCGATCAAGGCGTTCTTGAAGCTCTATGGCGGTTGCGGGCCCCATGTCATTGACCTGAACAACATCCAAAGTGGCATCTGGATTATAGTCCGCAAGGATTTGATTGAACTTCACCGCATGTTGGGTATGGGCAAAGACTGTAATCTTAATTTTGCTGCGCCTTTTTGAAAGTGCACGACAAATTTCGACATTGCCAAGATGAGAGGTGAAAACCAATACGCCTTTGTCTGATTTAATCACCTGATCAAACTCTTTTTCATTCGGGATGATCAAATCTTTGATTTCTACCTTACCCATCCATGCTGAAAATTTATCCAAGGCCATTCGCCCAAAAGATCTGGTGTGTGACCATAATTGAAGCAACCCGGGTTTATCTTTCCTGCCTTGTAGGGCGTATATCTTCTCAAAATACCGTTTAGAGGCTTGGCGCTGTACGCCACCTGTTAGGAAGAAATATAATAAAATTGGCTGCATGATCCACCAACAAACGTTATAGCCCAAGGCCTTATAAGTGGTGGCGAGGAATTTTAGCCCCCATGTCATACCACGCTCATCTATGGTCGCCCATTTGGAGGCGATTTGAGGTTTCTTGGGGCGATTTTTCAATACGCTTGGAAGGCGATAGAGCATATTGAAAACAAGACGGGTGTGCATTTTTGTAATGCGGATATTATCGGCGACAATATCAAAGTTTGAGGTGTTGTTTTCAGGGTAGGTGACTTTCACTGGCGTCATGATGGTGGGGATGCCACGCCAAAACAGGCGCACCATGATTTCTGTATCAAAATCCATGCGCTGGCCAATGGTTTCTTCATCACTAACTGCAAGGCTTTGTTTAAGGGGATAAACACGATAACCGCACATACTGTCTTTAATCTGAAATGAAAGTGTCTCAATCCACACCCAGACATGAGTGAACCATCTGGCGATTTTGCGTGATTTCGGGATGGTTTCATCATAGATGGGTTGACCAGATATCAGTGCCTCAGGGTGGTCCTTTGCAAGGCCTAACAGTGTGGGAAGGGCTGAGGCATCATGTTGCCCGTCTGCATCCACCTGAACGGCGTGGCTGTAGCCTGCCTCAAAAGCGATACGAAACCCTTCAATGACGGCACAGCCCTTGCCTTGGTTTTCATCAAACCGTTTAACGATAATATTTTCATCAGGGTTATGCAGGGCTGCAATGGTTGATTTGGTGGGCTCAGTACTTCCATCATCAATGATAAAAACGGGTAGGCCTTTTTCGCGCAAACCGTTTGCAACATTTTCTATGACAAGATAATGATTGTGGCTAGGGATAATGGCGCAGAATTTAACACTCATTGGTCGGATAGCTTAATAATGCCGGAGGAGAAGGTCTTCTCACCAGAGGTATAGGAAAATACAACCCTGTTCTTTTCTTTCTGGAGATCGAGTTTCAAAGTGATTTGAACTTCTGGCAACATGAGATCTCGGAATTTCAGTTGAGAAATTTCAGCAATGGTTTGTGTTAGAGAAAAACGATCTGTGGCAAAGCGAACAGCCCAATCCAATTGCCCCACACCCGGTAAGATTGGTTGTTCTGGGAAATGGCCCTGGAACTGGAAAAGGTCAGATTGCGGGCATAGGTCTAGCTCAATAAGCGTGCCTTGGTGGCGCTCTGCCAGAATATCCGGTTCTTGTTTGCTTTCTTTCCACATTTGCATGAAGCCTAATATAAAGAAAGCAGGTCAGCCATCAAGCGTTTACCTTGAGAATTCACAGGTATTTTTGCAACAAACCGCCAGCGTCTGGGTAAGGCGACTTGGTCTAGGTCATTGCGCATCTCTGTTCGTAACAGACGCCCCATCCGAAACTCACCGATTTCATCCAGTTGAACTTGACCTTCAGGCGTTAGGACAATGACACAAGATAAAGACTGTCTTGCATCATCCGAAATTAAAGCAGCAGCTTCTTTAACATAGGGAGATTGTAAGGCAACGGCTTCCACCTCGGGCAAGGAAACACGTTTACCTTCGACTTTAACGATCCGGTCAATACGTCCTTTTAATAGGAATTTATCATTTTCTAGGAATTCAACCTTATCACTCATCTCATACCAATGATCATCTCCAAGGTAGGGTGAACGGATGGATAAAACACCATAATCATCGCTTCGAACATCAATGGCACTAAAGGGTGTCCATGGGGTGGCTTCATCGGTTTGTTGTCGATAAGCAATTCCACCAGTTTCCGTACTGCCGAAGACTTCCATGGGTGTTTTTGAGAGAAGGTTTTGTGTCTCAATGGCTGCATCAATGGGGAGCGGACCACCGGATGAAAAGATCATCTTTGGTGATGCTTCAATGTCTAATACAGGATAACGGGTCAGATGTGCGGGGCTAGAGATAATGAAGCTGTCTTCACAAATTTTTGGAACAAGATTTTCCCAATACTCAAACATCTCATCATAAAATGGGCGCCCTGCAGATAAGGGCCATAAGACTTTAAATAACATCCCGTAGATATGTTGGTGAGAAACTGTCGCGAGTGCGATTGAGCTCCCTAACTGCTCCCCGAAAGTATCTTCCAGCACTGTTATCTCATTCTCAATTTGTCGTAATGTTTTGCGGATACATTTGGCTTCCCCTGTTGAACCTGATGTGAAAAAATCAAGGATGCAGTTGTTTATATCAAGGGGCTGAAAGTCAAAATCAGTCTGTTGTCCTAATTCAAGAACAAGGCGATGTCCGTCCAGTTTTTCTAATGTTCCGGGCTGTGCATTTGGCGGCAGAGAAACCCTGCACCCTGCATGTAAAGCAGCCATAAGGCCCACAGCAAAGGTATAGCTGCTATCTTCGAATAAGATAACGCTCTGGCCTGAAAGCTGGGAGGCGTTATGGGCAACATCGTTCTTAAATTGTACGAAGGTGATGTCATTGGTGATCTGGTTTTCAAGATCATTGAGGAGAAGTTGAGACAGAGAAATCATGAATGTGTTCCCACATGTTTTTTCTTCACAAATTGGCGCACAACAAACTCAACTGCAAAAAGGCAGCCCATGAAGATGTAAGATAAAAACCCGTTGTAAAATGTCCATGTTTCTAAACCTGTATATAAAGCCGTCCAAAGTGAGATGCAGGCATTTAGGATAAAGAAAATGATCCAGATAATTGTGACGTTTCGGGTGTAGCGTACACCACTTTCGTTTAGGTCAGGCTCCATCATTCGGGCAAAACGCTCAATGATGGTTGGAGAATGAATAAGGGAATATCCAAAGACAGCTGCCAAGCTTAAACATAAGGCGATGGGGTAGGATTTTACAGCCAGCATGCTGTCAACAAAGGCGAGTATGCCAACAACACAAATGGTCAGGCCTAAGGAAACAAGATGTATGGTTTCTTTTTTATCATGCCATTGCAGCACAATGCGAAACCCTAGGAAAACCATTAATCCCATAGAAATGGCTAAAGGGGTAAAAACCTGAAGCCCAAAATA
It encodes the following:
- a CDS encoding MMPL family transporter, whose protein sequence is MKEEVTQRVVILVKAKEFETAKSFANEIVKQLAPYADLNKQQDQIQDFGKTLFKYRANLLSDQDRKWLGNGQGEKVSKRALAQIMSPFGLSDGKLIKEDPYLLLPAYLASRPKLKKNFKIKDGWDLIGDHIVLVFKLRGQAFNQNFQDEFVSAYESLKTPNGVEILKTGAVFYGQRGIEQAQSEATLIGAISLSGIILLNIIFLRSIRPILLSLLAISSGIIGGLGVCLLLFGKLHLMAFIFGAGLIGIAVDYTFHYCCDGLGEEKSNSVLRTQNIARPLTFGVISSSLGFLILATAPFPGLQQIAIFATAGLIMAYLTVMCIYPLIDKSTGVMHFKRLWGFDRNWSLIIAGVSILGALAGATLFHIDDDVRRLQSLPLDLKAEEDQIRNITGLDNATRILLVHGKNEQDVLQLEENLLPKLSNIQGKGDIIGFQAMAQLIPSIKKQKENRDLVQNTLLGEKLDKHLSHIGMTRKNNIYGEALYLDPEGFLPEFRLAPSVHLIRLSGVTNTEALIDLASNHENVRLVDQVKNISETLGKYRERAILLIGFSCLIIWAFLVKNYGFKNASIILSVPISAVVLTPFIASIFGESFTFFNAMALLLVLAIGLDYALFSHEASSEKYSGVMIANGLSAASTIMAFGLLALSDMYAIHAFGMTILIGISIAYALAPLTHIKKQEDKSYE
- a CDS encoding LolA family protein, with the protein product MRFLIIIAFLFMSSMTQAQERPIKLKENEALSGTFSQKRFLSGFDHPITSEGEFYFEKTKGLIWKTSSPFETELRINKTGMSQSVGGQATIEVSTSQFPALKTLHDVLSLSMQGQWGLLEEKFEAKLTPLETGWSLSFQAPKDAPFKSIYLKGAKHLKKLIIVKPEGDKDVINFNNQTVLQVE
- a CDS encoding acyl-CoA thioesterase, translated to MISASVQIQAQFYHLDPMEVVWHGNYVRFFEQARCALLDKIDYNYPQMRDSGYMWPVVDMRVKFVRPVTFAQNINVEATIAEYENRLKINYLITDVETGGKITKGFTIQVAVDGETQEMLYESPAILFKKIKEATCASS
- a CDS encoding HAL/PAL/TAL family ammonia-lyase, with translation MLHMPVITFGETPVSIEDIHALAMGRAQSQVSDDPAFINKISAGADFLSGVLEKTGVLYGITTGYGDSCTRGVPEELVHELPIHLSRFHGVGLGKNLSPEQSRAVVAVRLASLTKGMSGVSMDLMRQLELLLEHDIAPVIPEEGSVGASGDLTPLSYVAAVLIGERDVFYKGERRSTKDVYEELNIKPLVMRPKEALAIMNGTAVMTAMAVFAFQRADYLARLCSRLTTLTSIGLLGNPEHFDEVLFSAKPHPGQAEIAKRVREDLDGGVSEEPLHRLQDRYSVRCAPHVIGVLQDMLPTFRQIIETEINSANDNPIIDVENERVLHGGHFYGGHIGFVMDSLKNLVANLADLVDRQMASLVDVKFNNGLPSNLSGAEGERAPINHGLKALQIGVSAWTAEALKNTMPASVFSRSTECHNQDKVSMGTIAARDCLRVLELTEQAVVGHMLACCQALRLRVRQGDFSFDKLTNEVADFQKSLEADIPFVNEDEPLEDVLKLLLNRISNQHWSLYE
- a CDS encoding glycosyltransferase family 2 protein, producing the protein MSVKFCAIIPSHNHYLVIENVANGLREKGLPVFIIDDGSTEPTKSTIAALHNPDENIIVKRFDENQGKGCAVIEGFRIAFEAGYSHAVQVDADGQHDASALPTLLGLAKDHPEALISGQPIYDETIPKSRKIARWFTHVWVWIETLSFQIKDSMCGYRVYPLKQSLAVSDEETIGQRMDFDTEIMVRLFWRGIPTIMTPVKVTYPENNTSNFDIVADNIRITKMHTRLVFNMLYRLPSVLKNRPKKPQIASKWATIDERGMTWGLKFLATTYKALGYNVCWWIMQPILLYFFLTGGVQRQASKRYFEKIYALQGRKDKPGLLQLWSHTRSFGRMALDKFSAWMGKVEIKDLIIPNEKEFDQVIKSDKGVLVFTSHLGNVEICRALSKRRSKIKITVFAHTQHAVKFNQILADYNPDATLDVVQVNDMGPATAIELQERLDRGEWVVIAGDRTPVEGQKRLSYIPFLGKEAPFSQGPMILASLLKCPVFSLHCMKERDKFRIIFEKISDQIILPRKTRDEALTTEITKYVHILERNCREYPLQWYNFFDFWAEDQ
- a CDS encoding ApeI family dehydratase; its protein translation is MWKESKQEPDILAERHQGTLIELDLCPQSDLFQFQGHFPEQPILPGVGQLDWAVRFATDRFSLTQTIAEISQLKFRDLMLPEVQITLKLDLQKEKNRVVFSYTSGEKTFSSGIIKLSDQ
- a CDS encoding AMP-binding protein, with the translated sequence MISLSQLLLNDLENQITNDITFVQFKNDVAHNASQLSGQSVILFEDSSYTFAVGLMAALHAGCRVSLPPNAQPGTLEKLDGHRLVLELGQQTDFDFQPLDINNCILDFFTSGSTGEAKCIRKTLRQIENEITVLEDTFGEQLGSSIALATVSHQHIYGMLFKVLWPLSAGRPFYDEMFEYWENLVPKICEDSFIISSPAHLTRYPVLDIEASPKMIFSSGGPLPIDAAIETQNLLSKTPMEVFGSTETGGIAYRQQTDEATPWTPFSAIDVRSDDYGVLSIRSPYLGDDHWYEMSDKVEFLENDKFLLKGRIDRIVKVEGKRVSLPEVEAVALQSPYVKEAAALISDDARQSLSCVIVLTPEGQVQLDEIGEFRMGRLLRTEMRNDLDQVALPRRWRFVAKIPVNSQGKRLMADLLSLY
- a CDS encoding COG4648 family protein; its protein translation is MKPPIKFKPLMVLASVIGVAYPFAVYFGLQVFTPLAISMGLMVFLGFRIVLQWHDKKETIHLVSLGLTICVVGILAFVDSMLAVKSYPIALCLSLAAVFGYSLIHSPTIIERFARMMEPDLNESGVRYTRNVTIIWIIFFILNACISLWTALYTGLETWTFYNGFLSYIFMGCLFAVEFVVRQFVKKKHVGTHS